A DNA window from Maribellus comscasis contains the following coding sequences:
- a CDS encoding LytR/AlgR family response regulator transcription factor — protein MIPKIKCIVVDDEPIARKYLSDYIAKMPQLQLLATFGKAADAYQTIESGEAELVFLDIQMPGITGIEFIRTLQKKPYIILTTAYSEYALKGYELDVTDYLLKPVAFERFVRSVNKVVSKFDSQSGTEAPVSEKAGEAQPVARDFIFVKSGYKSVKIDIEDILYVEGMKEYVVIHSKEKKYTKLDRMKNFENLLKGKGFIRIHKSYIVSVKNIDAIFGNTVEVNGKQLPLGRSYKEEVTSILGMNE, from the coding sequence ATGATTCCGAAAATAAAATGTATAGTAGTTGACGACGAACCTATTGCACGAAAATACCTGAGCGATTACATTGCCAAAATGCCACAGCTCCAATTATTGGCAACATTTGGAAAAGCAGCCGATGCTTACCAGACTATTGAAAGCGGTGAGGCAGAACTGGTGTTTCTCGATATTCAGATGCCTGGAATTACCGGAATTGAATTTATTCGTACGCTTCAGAAAAAACCATATATTATTCTCACTACTGCTTACTCGGAATATGCACTGAAGGGTTATGAATTGGATGTTACAGATTATCTGTTAAAACCTGTGGCGTTTGAGCGGTTTGTCCGGTCGGTAAATAAAGTGGTTTCAAAATTTGACTCGCAATCGGGAACAGAAGCTCCGGTTTCAGAAAAAGCAGGTGAAGCCCAGCCAGTTGCCCGTGATTTTATTTTTGTGAAGTCGGGCTACAAATCGGTAAAAATAGATATTGAAGACATTTTATATGTGGAAGGAATGAAGGAATATGTAGTTATTCATTCCAAAGAAAAAAAATATACCAAGCTCGACCGCATGAAAAATTTCGAAAACCTGTTAAAAGGGAAAGGGTTCATTCGTATCCACAAATCTTATATTGTTTCTGTAAAAAATATTGATGCTATTTTTGGTAACACGGTGGAAGTAAACGGGAAACAGTTACCGTTAGGCCGAAGTTACAAGGAAGAGGTGACCTCCATTCTGGGAATGAATGAATAA
- a CDS encoding sensor histidine kinase, translated as MKKIVIHSAVWLILVYSLFFSLTIFLPVKVAAYRSVAGIMLMAGIFYFSGWVLANEFLIKRRNLVLFIIFELIAIFVFSVLRVRILGLLPGDAAFFSNRFSEEKIISPDNLKWGRDIWQYNRLGTGRGPFLIGLIMNSVLSIIAVLLRLYENKDKKERESREELQRSQEAQILYLKSQVNPHFLFNTLNNLYGLTYSKSDLAPQMVLGLSDTMRYLIYETEQKLVPVEKELNFIHNYLDLEKTRISYPENIRVSVQVRNLSVFIPPLLLLPFIENCFKHGTIGKEDDGWIELDIWDENDNFFFICKNNFTENKTGKSPGIGLANVKKRLQLIFGERYELRTVKQNNEFMVSLQFPVFAKKEML; from the coding sequence ATGAAAAAAATCGTTATACATAGCGCCGTTTGGTTAATACTGGTTTATTCGCTTTTCTTTTCGCTGACCATATTTCTTCCCGTAAAAGTGGCTGCCTACCGCTCGGTTGCCGGCATTATGCTGATGGCCGGCATCTTTTACTTTTCGGGCTGGGTGCTTGCCAACGAATTTCTGATAAAACGGCGGAACCTCGTTTTATTTATCATTTTTGAACTTATCGCCATTTTTGTTTTTTCTGTTTTAAGGGTAAGGATTCTGGGATTACTCCCCGGCGATGCAGCATTTTTTTCAAACCGCTTTTCTGAAGAAAAAATAATAAGCCCTGATAATTTAAAATGGGGAAGGGATATCTGGCAATACAACCGATTGGGAACAGGAAGGGGCCCTTTTCTGATAGGTTTGATAATGAACTCGGTATTAAGCATAATTGCGGTTCTTTTGCGTTTGTATGAAAACAAGGACAAAAAGGAACGGGAAAGCCGCGAAGAGCTGCAACGCAGCCAGGAAGCGCAAATCCTGTACCTGAAATCGCAGGTAAACCCGCATTTCTTATTTAATACGCTAAATAACCTTTACGGGCTCACCTATTCAAAGTCGGACCTCGCACCGCAAATGGTACTTGGCCTGTCGGATACGATGCGCTACCTGATTTATGAAACCGAACAGAAACTTGTCCCCGTTGAAAAAGAGTTGAACTTTATCCATAATTACCTCGATTTGGAAAAAACGCGTATTTCGTACCCTGAAAATATCCGCGTTTCGGTGCAGGTACGTAACCTTTCTGTTTTTATTCCGCCATTATTGCTGCTGCCATTTATCGAAAATTGCTTTAAGCATGGCACCATCGGGAAAGAAGATGACGGATGGATAGAACTGGACATTTGGGACGAAAACGACAATTTTTTCTTTATCTGCAAAAATAATTTTACTGAAAATAAAACAGGAAAAAGCCCGGGAATTGGATTGGCAAATGTAAAAAAGCGCCTCCAACTTATTTTTGGGGAACGTTACGAACTCCGGACCGTTAAACAGAATAACGAGTTTATGGTGTCGCTACAGTTTCCGGTTTTTGCCAAAAAAGAAATGTTATGA
- a CDS encoding MraY family glycosyltransferase, with amino-acid sequence MEILLNILALSMGFAIVVISIPPVIKIARAKKLYEPLDERKRHARDIPPFGGVAIFIGFVISTIVATESYVFESLKYIIASIILIFFIGLKDDFLVITVKNKLIVQIFAAVLLITLGNVHFTNLHGIFGLYEIHYFSTVFVSLFVMIGIINAFNLIDGIDGLASGLAMLAGTFFGVWFYLAGQIPFSIMSFALVGSLAGFFLFNVFGKQNKLFMGDAGSLVIGLIVSTLVIKFNEFNIIKTAPYAINAAPAVSFAVLTVPVIDTLRVITIRLMQKKSPFSPDRNHIHHKLLIIVPNHFKVTLILISVSSFLIGFALFLNKISMNINIQIFLIFSTGNLLSFIPAILTKRDTIHKKKTTKPARIRRHPVRIIDVAVEKEPKEIDNGTISCSIEGEGISGSSSAWYK; translated from the coding sequence ATGGAAATATTGTTGAACATATTGGCATTGTCGATGGGATTTGCAATTGTGGTTATTTCCATTCCCCCGGTTATTAAAATAGCCCGGGCAAAAAAACTTTATGAACCTTTAGACGAAAGAAAACGTCACGCCCGGGATATACCCCCGTTTGGGGGTGTGGCCATTTTCATCGGATTTGTAATTAGCACAATTGTAGCTACTGAAAGTTATGTCTTTGAATCGCTAAAATATATTATTGCATCAATAATTCTGATATTTTTTATTGGGTTGAAAGATGATTTTTTGGTAATAACGGTAAAAAATAAACTGATTGTACAAATATTTGCCGCTGTACTTCTTATCACCCTGGGCAATGTGCATTTTACAAATTTACACGGGATATTTGGCCTTTATGAAATCCATTATTTTTCAACTGTGTTTGTTTCGCTGTTTGTAATGATAGGGATAATTAACGCATTTAACCTTATAGACGGTATTGACGGTTTGGCTTCAGGACTGGCAATGCTTGCGGGCACATTTTTTGGCGTATGGTTTTACCTTGCCGGTCAGATACCGTTTTCGATAATGTCGTTTGCTTTGGTTGGAAGCCTGGCAGGTTTTTTCCTTTTTAATGTTTTTGGTAAACAGAATAAGCTTTTTATGGGAGATGCCGGTTCGCTGGTAATTGGATTGATTGTTTCCACCCTTGTCATAAAATTTAATGAATTTAATATTATCAAAACTGCACCTTATGCAATTAACGCTGCGCCAGCGGTGTCTTTTGCTGTGCTGACTGTCCCGGTTATAGATACTTTACGCGTTATAACCATAAGGTTAATGCAAAAAAAATCGCCTTTTTCTCCCGACAGGAATCATATCCATCACAAACTGCTCATAATCGTACCAAACCATTTTAAAGTAACCCTGATCCTTATAAGTGTAAGTTCCTTTTTGATCGGATTTGCATTGTTTCTTAATAAAATTTCGATGAATATCAATATCCAAATCTTTCTGATATTCTCAACAGGGAACCTTTTATCATTTATTCCTGCAATCCTTACCAAAAGAGACACTATTCATAAGAAGAAAACAACTAAACCGGCCCGTATCCGGCGGCATCCGGTTCGAATTATTGATGTAGCCGTTGAAAAAGAACCAAAAGAAATTGATAACGGAACGATTAGCTGTTCAATAGAAGGCGAAGGCATATCAGGTAGCAGCAGCGCCTGGTATAAATAG
- a CDS encoding DUF6515 family protein, whose translation MKTKQLSIVLIMIFLIGSAYGSFAQRRVVNTPRRTVVQGPRGTVVYRKAPPVVKPVRRLPAKAAVVHYHSRPYYYHGGVFYVARNGSYVRVVPPVGIRVAVLPAGYVRLVVGPSVFFYAGGIFYVEDVSSGEYVVADPPVGAIVSQLPSGAAEVEIDGKLYYEYNGILYKPVRTEKKAYEVAGKLED comes from the coding sequence ATGAAAACGAAACAATTAAGTATAGTTTTAATAATGATTTTTTTAATTGGTTCCGCTTACGGGTCTTTTGCCCAGCGAAGGGTAGTAAATACGCCCCGCCGGACAGTAGTGCAAGGCCCCCGCGGAACCGTTGTTTACCGGAAAGCCCCGCCGGTAGTGAAACCTGTACGGAGGCTGCCTGCAAAAGCGGCTGTGGTTCATTACCATAGTCGGCCCTATTATTACCATGGCGGGGTGTTTTATGTTGCCCGCAATGGCTCTTATGTGAGGGTTGTCCCGCCGGTTGGGATAAGGGTTGCCGTCCTTCCGGCTGGTTACGTGCGGTTAGTAGTTGGCCCTTCGGTTTTCTTTTATGCCGGCGGAATTTTTTATGTCGAAGATGTATCCTCGGGTGAGTATGTTGTGGCAGATCCCCCTGTTGGTGCGATAGTCAGCCAATTACCTTCCGGCGCCGCCGAAGTAGAAATCGACGGAAAGCTTTATTATGAATACAACGGGATACTTTATAAACCGGTTCGAACGGAGAAAAAGGCATATGAAGTGGCCGGTAAGCTGGAAGATTGA
- a CDS encoding efflux RND transporter periplasmic adaptor subunit, giving the protein MKAQKLIPAILFAVVVLSGCRPAETTTPQRKNLVDAVFASGNVVMKDQYLVTALSEGYLQKTLVEEGDSVFTGQLLFQVQDNASQAQLESAQSAYRVALENSRPDSPTLQKLNQQLLKAQNQFRTDSLNFNRYKNLIKTNAVSKAEYDRAKLAFESSKAEQTSLENTIKETRENLNVELANAKANLVTQQNNSSYFSLTSFTNGIVLQKYKENGELVKRGETLAEIGAGEFIARLQISEEDISRVTTGQEVYIELNTHKNQSFKGEITKVYPAFNVQEQSFIAEASFSETVQGIKAGTQLQANVVVEKKSDALVIPASFLLTDDYVLKGNSNQKIQVKTGIKTADWVEILGGVTESDKLYLPRKK; this is encoded by the coding sequence ATGAAAGCACAAAAATTAATACCGGCCATTCTGTTCGCAGTTGTCGTCCTCTCGGGGTGCCGCCCGGCAGAAACCACCACACCGCAACGAAAAAATCTGGTGGATGCCGTTTTTGCCAGCGGAAACGTAGTAATGAAAGACCAATACCTGGTAACCGCACTTTCCGAAGGTTATCTGCAAAAAACACTGGTGGAAGAAGGCGATTCCGTTTTTACAGGGCAGTTGCTTTTCCAGGTGCAGGACAATGCTTCGCAGGCACAGTTGGAAAGTGCACAAAGTGCCTACCGCGTGGCTCTTGAAAACAGCAGGCCAGATTCCCCAACACTCCAAAAGTTAAACCAGCAATTGTTGAAAGCCCAAAACCAGTTTCGAACCGATTCGTTGAATTTTAACCGCTACAAAAACCTGATTAAAACCAACGCTGTTTCGAAAGCCGAATACGACCGGGCAAAACTGGCTTTTGAAAGTTCGAAAGCAGAACAAACTTCGCTGGAAAATACGATTAAAGAAACAAGAGAAAACCTGAACGTGGAACTGGCAAATGCAAAGGCAAACCTTGTAACACAGCAGAACAACAGTTCCTACTTTTCGCTTACCAGTTTCACCAACGGGATTGTTCTTCAGAAATACAAAGAAAACGGCGAGCTGGTAAAACGGGGCGAAACGCTGGCCGAAATCGGAGCCGGAGAGTTTATCGCCCGTTTGCAAATTTCGGAAGAAGACATTAGCCGCGTCACAACCGGACAGGAGGTTTACATTGAACTGAATACGCACAAAAATCAGTCATTTAAAGGAGAAATTACCAAGGTTTACCCGGCTTTCAATGTACAGGAACAATCGTTTATAGCCGAAGCTTCGTTTTCTGAAACCGTACAGGGAATAAAAGCTGGAACCCAACTTCAAGCCAATGTTGTAGTAGAGAAAAAATCGGATGCGCTGGTTATTCCGGCCTCCTTCCTGCTCACCGATGATTATGTCCTGAAAGGTAACTCCAACCAGAAAATTCAGGTGAAAACCGGAATTAAAACCGCCGACTGGGTAGAAATACTCGGTGGCGTAACAGAAAGTGACAAACTTTATTTACCCCGAAAAAAATGA
- a CDS encoding DUF6515 family protein — translation MTPVRRLPAKAAVVHYHNRPYYYQGGVFYIARSGSYVRVIPPVGIRVAVLPAGYARLVVGSLVFFYVSEFFYAEDVFFGEYIVAEPPVGAIVSKIPKEVAEVEIDGKTYYEYNGILYKPVKVEGKAYEVVGQVED, via the coding sequence GTGACACCTGTACGAAGGCTGCCTGCAAAGGCTGCTGTGGTTCATTACCACAATCGACCCTATTATTACCAGGGCGGGGTGTTTTATATTGCCCGTAGTGGCTCTTATGTGAGGGTTATTCCGCCGGTTGGGATAAGGGTTGCCGTTCTCCCGGCTGGTTATGCACGGTTAGTAGTTGGCTCTTTGGTTTTCTTTTATGTAAGCGAATTTTTTTATGCCGAAGATGTATTTTTCGGCGAATATATTGTGGCAGAACCACCGGTTGGTGCCATAGTTTCCAAAATTCCTAAAGAGGTAGCGGAAGTGGAAATTGATGGAAAAACTTATTACGAATACAATGGGATTCTTTATAAACCAGTAAAAGTGGAAGGGAAAGCCTATGAAGTAGTTGGGCAAGTAGAAGATTAA
- a CDS encoding TolC family protein, with the protein MKTIYFISILLVASGSLKAQHSMKSLGEVWEFALANSSENKVKQWHAEQALQDKKTAGSFLFPTISATGNGQHNIDIAETPVPGEILGQPGETVYTKFGKAYSYSAGINVSYNPLDWQMIYQKKMAEVNVQLKEAEKDYFEQTLKEQVGQLYFATLTAQKAVGIGEQDLAIADTLLLLTEQRFTEGTTDAIALNQARVNRNAVAKNLESTRQYCSECLSNLKILIGINSGDELVLTENLSDGNALSIVTQPAQNSRYTEIYRLQEMYAESSVKKAKADFIPQIRFHAYFGYNQFQDDFTMSFQSGDWKPNNYLGLSLNVPIFTGFANKSKYKSAKIDRQIAAQTYEDEKRKSAINDSLLYSKTVSTSKIAVAGLENFHLSSENVKLAAQKYEQGLLSLDGYLNIFDDYLKAENLYLNNLSEFLINKASIESRKQ; encoded by the coding sequence ATGAAAACAATATATTTTATCAGCATTCTATTAGTAGCTTCCGGCTCGCTGAAAGCGCAACACTCCATGAAATCATTGGGGGAGGTTTGGGAGTTTGCTCTGGCAAATAGCTCAGAAAACAAAGTGAAACAATGGCACGCAGAGCAGGCGCTTCAGGATAAAAAAACAGCCGGGAGCTTTCTTTTTCCCACCATCTCGGCAACCGGAAACGGGCAACATAACATCGACATTGCAGAAACACCTGTTCCCGGCGAAATTCTGGGGCAGCCCGGAGAAACCGTTTACACAAAATTTGGAAAAGCTTACAGCTATTCCGCCGGAATCAATGTCAGCTACAACCCGCTGGATTGGCAGATGATTTACCAAAAGAAAATGGCCGAGGTAAATGTTCAGTTGAAAGAAGCAGAGAAAGATTACTTCGAACAAACGCTGAAAGAGCAGGTCGGACAACTTTATTTTGCCACACTCACGGCTCAAAAAGCGGTTGGAATCGGGGAACAGGATTTAGCCATTGCCGACACTTTACTCCTGCTTACTGAACAGCGTTTTACTGAAGGGACAACGGATGCCATCGCCCTGAACCAGGCACGGGTAAACCGGAATGCAGTGGCGAAAAACCTGGAATCGACCCGGCAATACTGCTCCGAATGCCTTTCGAACCTTAAAATTTTAATAGGAATAAATTCGGGGGACGAACTCGTTCTAACAGAAAATTTATCGGATGGAAACGCATTGTCAATCGTTACGCAGCCAGCACAAAACAGTCGCTACACCGAAATCTACCGTTTGCAGGAAATGTATGCTGAAAGCAGCGTAAAAAAAGCAAAAGCCGACTTTATTCCGCAGATTAGATTCCACGCGTATTTTGGGTACAACCAGTTTCAGGACGATTTTACCATGTCGTTTCAATCCGGAGACTGGAAACCCAACAATTACCTGGGACTTTCGCTGAACGTCCCGATTTTTACAGGCTTTGCCAATAAATCGAAATACAAATCAGCAAAAATCGACCGGCAGATTGCAGCCCAAACCTACGAAGATGAAAAGCGAAAATCAGCCATCAACGACTCGCTGCTTTACTCAAAAACTGTGAGTACTTCAAAAATTGCGGTTGCCGGACTGGAAAACTTTCATCTTTCATCGGAAAACGTAAAACTCGCTGCACAAAAATACGAACAGGGCCTGCTCTCACTTGATGGCTATCTGAATATTTTCGACGATTACCTGAAAGCAGAAAACCTCTATCTCAATAATTTATCCGAATTCCTTATCAACAAAGCAAGTATAGAATCAAGAAAACAATAA
- a CDS encoding sensor histidine kinase, producing the protein MQLKQVLQRNNWKIAVLFSAFLPLFNIIINSQHRAYDNITQLLANAFFTFSFLLISWFVNSYLTIYFQQFKGNHALLKKVILVLLFNAVLLTLFILAGVFFIREINEGSVPEKRFVLWLIIFKGAISISLIYIIQNLLNTRAREQEITLQNEMLKSENLRAQFEILRQQVNPHFLFNSLSTLRSMVRSNDSNAEEFVIKLSEMYRQLLDKQQKELVPLKEELDFVNDYLFMLSSRFGAMLKITFDIPEEIRELKIPTFSLQLLLENCVKHNIISSEHPLEIKVFATLPDSLTVENLLQPKISKVESSGYGLQSLIQRYHLLCYSDGVFIFSDDRVFRVKLKLIA; encoded by the coding sequence ATGCAGCTAAAACAAGTCTTACAGCGAAATAACTGGAAAATTGCCGTTCTTTTTTCGGCTTTTCTCCCGCTTTTTAATATTATCATTAACAGTCAGCACAGGGCTTATGATAACATTACACAATTACTGGCAAATGCATTTTTTACTTTTTCGTTTTTGCTGATTAGCTGGTTTGTTAATTCCTACTTAACCATTTATTTTCAGCAATTTAAGGGAAACCATGCTTTATTGAAAAAAGTTATTCTGGTGCTGCTTTTCAATGCGGTATTGCTAACCCTTTTTATTCTCGCCGGGGTGTTTTTTATAAGGGAAATTAACGAAGGAAGTGTTCCCGAAAAACGATTTGTACTTTGGCTGATTATTTTCAAAGGTGCCATTAGTATTTCGCTGATTTACATTATCCAGAACCTGCTGAACACCCGTGCCCGCGAGCAGGAAATTACCCTGCAAAATGAGATGCTGAAAAGCGAAAACCTGCGCGCCCAATTCGAAATACTCCGGCAGCAGGTAAACCCGCACTTTTTGTTTAACTCACTTTCCACGCTGCGTTCCATGGTCCGTTCGAACGATTCCAATGCCGAAGAATTTGTGATAAAACTTTCGGAAATGTACCGCCAGTTACTCGACAAACAGCAAAAAGAACTGGTGCCGCTAAAAGAAGAACTCGACTTTGTAAATGATTACCTGTTTATGCTGTCGTCGCGTTTTGGTGCTATGCTGAAAATAACCTTCGATATTCCGGAAGAAATCCGGGAGCTGAAAATCCCGACATTCAGCTTACAACTTTTGCTCGAAAATTGTGTGAAACACAATATTATTTCATCGGAGCACCCGCTTGAAATTAAAGTGTTTGCCACGCTGCCCGATAGTCTAACCGTTGAAAATCTGTTGCAACCCAAAATTTCGAAAGTCGAAAGTTCGGGTTACGGGCTGCAAAGCCTCATCCAACGGTATCATTTGTTATGTTATTCTGATGGCGTTTTTATTTTTTCCGACGACCGTGTTTTCCGCGTAAAACTTAAATTAATTGCATGA
- a CDS encoding porin family protein, which translates to MRKPGFTIKRFSKNKNRIAMKKAAFIFILSLSVLGSGAQHLTERFRPVYSVHTPKFGIVGGPQFSNFHDEAVGSPNALFGFHFGLAYSMPVSKRISFEPQLVYSKKGGAVDYAHAAYYYYDGTLRYRLHYLEMPLLFNIHTKNILDFVVGGYVDYLADATFNVATPLGYGYGELDYGDFEKLDFGLTGGLAFNFPFRKITLKYSYGFNKVANDNSAYVFLEGAKNSTFSISFTRYLK; encoded by the coding sequence ATGAGAAAGCCAGGATTTACAATTAAACGATTTTCAAAAAACAAAAACAGGATTGCCATGAAAAAAGCGGCTTTTATCTTTATCCTGTCCCTCTCGGTTTTGGGTTCGGGCGCCCAACACCTCACGGAGCGTTTTCGTCCGGTATATAGTGTCCACACCCCAAAATTTGGAATTGTGGGCGGGCCGCAATTTAGCAACTTTCACGACGAAGCCGTGGGGAGCCCCAATGCCCTGTTTGGGTTTCATTTTGGGCTTGCATACAGTATGCCCGTTTCCAAAAGGATTTCGTTTGAACCACAGTTGGTTTACTCAAAAAAAGGAGGGGCGGTTGATTATGCCCATGCGGCATATTATTATTACGACGGGACGCTCCGTTACAGGCTTCATTATCTCGAAATGCCGTTGCTGTTCAATATTCATACAAAAAATATCCTCGATTTTGTAGTTGGTGGGTATGTCGACTACCTGGCCGATGCAACATTCAATGTTGCCACACCGCTTGGATACGGCTACGGGGAACTGGATTACGGTGATTTTGAAAAACTCGATTTCGGACTGACCGGCGGGCTTGCTTTCAATTTTCCGTTTCGTAAAATAACGCTGAAATATTCCTATGGTTTTAACAAAGTGGCCAACGATAACAGCGCTTATGTTTTTCTCGAAGGGGCAAAAAACAGTACGTTTTCCATCTCATTTACAAGATATTTGAAATGA
- a CDS encoding LytR/AlgR family response regulator transcription factor produces MNILIIEDEPQTAKILKEIIKEENPAAKVDAITESISQSVDYLQKAQPDLIFSDIQLADGLSFEIFSRVEIHCPVVFCTAYDQYTLQAFKTNGIEYILKPVKNEDVKAAFEKVEKLKKVFSPGPELLESIQNIFGPKKGYKSSILIRYRESYIPVQVENIGLFVLQNEVVYAYTFDQKKQAVFKTLDEMEASLDPALFFRINRQTLVNRKAVLEIQPYFNRKMVIKTAFQTEEKLVVSRLKVSPFLEWMEQS; encoded by the coding sequence ATGAACATACTGATTATTGAAGATGAACCGCAGACTGCCAAAATTCTGAAGGAAATCATTAAAGAAGAAAATCCGGCAGCAAAAGTGGATGCCATAACTGAAAGCATCAGCCAATCGGTGGACTATCTTCAAAAAGCACAACCTGACCTTATCTTTTCCGACATTCAACTGGCCGACGGTTTGAGTTTTGAAATTTTCTCACGGGTTGAAATTCATTGCCCGGTAGTATTTTGCACCGCTTACGACCAATACACGTTGCAGGCTTTTAAAACCAACGGGATTGAATACATTCTGAAACCGGTAAAAAACGAAGACGTAAAAGCCGCTTTCGAAAAAGTGGAAAAATTAAAGAAAGTATTTTCGCCGGGGCCGGAGTTGCTGGAGTCCATTCAAAATATTTTCGGCCCGAAAAAGGGCTACAAAAGTTCCATTTTAATCCGTTACCGCGAAAGTTATATTCCGGTTCAGGTGGAGAACATTGGCCTTTTTGTATTACAAAACGAAGTGGTTTACGCTTATACTTTCGACCAGAAAAAACAGGCTGTTTTTAAAACCCTCGACGAAATGGAAGCTTCACTCGACCCGGCGCTGTTTTTCCGCATCAACCGGCAAACACTTGTTAACCGAAAAGCGGTGCTGGAAATTCAACCTTACTTTAACCGAAAAATGGTGATAAAAACCGCTTTTCAAACCGAAGAAAAGTTAGTAGTGAGCCGCTTAAAAGTTTCGCCGTTTTTGGAGTGGATGGAACAATCCTGA
- a CDS encoding RNA polymerase sigma factor, producing the protein MLYKSYYGYVMGIALRYVINYEMAEESTNDCFMKVFSNIRYYAEEKNFKTWIRRIAINTCIDSLRKEKRFSHLNDEKVNESFYNEPVIENLDYEFVLTLLKRLPVMQRLVFNLYEIEGYNHNEISEKLGIPESSSRTYLTRAKKRLQHDYKQLNINDEQL; encoded by the coding sequence ATGCTTTACAAAAGTTATTATGGATACGTTATGGGCATTGCTTTGAGATACGTTATTAATTATGAAATGGCGGAAGAAAGCACCAATGATTGTTTCATGAAGGTGTTTTCAAACATCCGGTATTATGCCGAGGAAAAAAACTTCAAAACATGGATAAGGCGAATAGCTATAAATACTTGTATTGATAGTCTTAGAAAGGAAAAACGTTTTTCACACTTAAATGATGAAAAGGTGAATGAGTCGTTTTATAATGAACCTGTCATCGAAAACCTTGATTATGAATTTGTATTGACACTTTTAAAAAGGCTTCCTGTGATGCAACGATTGGTTTTTAATTTGTATGAAATTGAAGGTTACAATCATAATGAGATATCAGAAAAGCTTGGAATACCGGAAAGCTCATCCCGAACATATTTGACCCGGGCAAAAAAAAGATTGCAGCATGATTATAAGCAACTAAACATAAACGATGAACAGCTTTGA
- a CDS encoding TetR/AcrR family transcriptional regulator, giving the protein MFKKNTKDTKELILKIAMQVFAKYGFRKTSINDIAQAAFKSKGSVHYYYKNKNELFQKVVEKEFQLLRTELELVAKSDLNGKMKLTNYIITRMKILRELSYINDAIKNGYMDYEYFAGKIRKKFDDEEILLVKEIISNGIINDEFEERDEEQTAYVIVSALKGLEEPLMVNIKCSECDINLDYMIQVLLKGIEKR; this is encoded by the coding sequence ATGTTTAAAAAAAATACCAAAGATACAAAAGAACTTATTTTAAAAATTGCAATGCAGGTATTTGCAAAATATGGATTTCGGAAAACCTCAATTAATGATATTGCCCAGGCTGCATTCAAATCAAAAGGTTCAGTCCATTATTATTATAAAAATAAAAATGAGTTGTTTCAGAAAGTCGTTGAAAAAGAGTTTCAACTATTGCGCACAGAATTAGAATTAGTAGCGAAATCTGACCTAAACGGTAAAATGAAATTGACTAATTACATTATTACACGAATGAAAATTCTGAGGGAACTGTCTTACATCAATGATGCGATAAAAAATGGCTACATGGATTATGAATATTTTGCAGGAAAAATCAGGAAGAAATTCGATGATGAAGAGATTTTATTAGTAAAAGAGATAATATCAAATGGTATAATAAATGATGAGTTTGAAGAAAGGGATGAAGAGCAAACTGCCTATGTTATTGTGTCAGCACTGAAAGGACTTGAGGAACCTTTAATGGTCAATATTAAATGTAGCGAGTGTGATATAAATCTCGATTACATGATTCAGGTTTTATTAAAAGGAATTGAGAAAAGATAG